The Juglans regia cultivar Chandler chromosome 6, Walnut 2.0, whole genome shotgun sequence genome contains the following window.
GAGAAGGGTCATTGGAGTTAATGCTAAAACaacgaaaacaaaaaatggtAGGGTTTCAAGTTAAGGATAACTCGGAAGAATCCAATCAGGAAGGATTTGACTCACTCGAGAGGTGGAGAGAACTCATCGTGGAGCTCACAAAGAATCTAATGGTGTTATCAAATGGCaattaatgattaataattaattgcCATTTGATACGATAGTCTTTAGGTCCAAGCTGTCACCTTTGCATACTTGCGGAAATgagataaagattaaaaaaataataatattacatacaatcGTAGAGTGTCTAAGCTCTACGCAATCGTTTTGAAAGAGAgtggagtttattattaaaaaattaattttttttttcatgtgtgttaatttcttaatttgtaCAACAGATCGAAAGGGAGGAAATAATTATCCTCGACCCACGATGATGATTCGGGTTTCGATATGGTGTTTATCACGTTCAtccataatataaataataaataagcgaatgaaaataaataaagacaaaCACATGAATTTACGTCATTCGGCATAATGCCTACATCCACGGATTGTTTAGGGAcgaaatctactataataggtgattttacaatctctttatttgtttttcgaTAGGCTAAGAGTTTGcaaatttatttggaaaaaaatattttaatttttttttataaaaggattttgaaaattttaaaaagttaaaaataaataaatagaagaagACCCCAGCAGCAGGGCAGTGGGGCCCCGCCCCCATCCGCCCTGCCTCTAGGGTGGGGGGTGGATTGACCCCAGCAAGGCCCCGCCCTCCGCTCCGCACTCCTCtcctttttaatataaaaacttataatttttaatatttatatttaaaaaaaaaattaattaaaaaaatttttagataataGGTTAGCGGGAGACAGTTTCAATCCCACCTCTTGGTAGCGGGGCGGAGACCCTCGCCCCCGCCTCCTGAGGGCGGGGTATGAAACcctgctacccgcatggtgcaggGCAGGAGGCGGGAAGGGGGTGCCCCTACCTCACACCATGCGAATAGCACACCTATCTTccactacttttttaaaattttacattaaaaaaaaattgtaatgtgcTTACGGCTTAACGGAATTGCTTCGAAGTCTGAAGCCACCGTTAGTCACATGGTATGCacctattttttataattttacacaGCTTTTAATTGAATTAATGAAAGGAGTATCAGTATGGAGACTTGAGAGTGAGCAGTGATTCAACTGAGTTGCTACTCAACAAACTTGAGACCTGGATGGAGATCCATTCCGAAGCCAGTGGCCACGACTACATAGCGGCACAAAGAGTGCCCcagcattttgttttgttttatagaGGAAAAGAGAACAGATGAAAAATGTGCGTATCTTTTTAAGAATAGATGTGGGCTATCTTTCCAAACAAGTACTTCAGATTAATCATTAACCGTGTGATACCCAACAACGAGCCTCGTTCGCACGAATTTTCGTGGAGGTaaagatttaaagaaaaaaaaagaaaagggaatcGGTATCTTCGCCTAACTTAGAACTGACTAGTTCCAAAACAGATCAGCTTTTGTGCATAAGAGTCTAAATCACTTCTACGTGGCTAATGACCTAACCTTCAAACCAAAGAAGCATCAAACTTTCTCACGTCTCTTCCATATCTTGAGAACCAAACTCATCTTCAACAGTTACAACCCTAGGCTCTCTCCACCTTGGTCAAGCTCGCACACACGCCACACCATGCCCTCTTCCTTGTCTACCACACCAACGACCCAAAACCACTACCTCCAGTGCCTTCTTGACTCTGCCCGGCCCTTTCTCCGTGGCGAGCTTGAATCAGTCGACAAGAATCTACCTTCGCTCGTCGCTGTCTTGCGCTCCGTTGGGGCCGGTGAGTGCTGGCACAAGCATGGCAGCTTCCTTGATCACCTCGTTGACATATACCGCATCCTCAAGATTTGGAAAGCACCGGACTCCGTGTGCCTTTGCGGCCTCTTCCACTCAGCTTACTCCAATTCTTACGTCAACCTCGCCATATTTGATCCCTCCACTGGCCGTGACGTGGTTCGCGGCCACGTTGGAGAGGCTGCGGAGAGGTTGATCCACTTGTTTTGTGTAGTCCCAAGACAGCCTATCATTCACGAGGATCTTTTATTCCATTACTCGGATTCCGAACTCGTCGAACACCTTAGGCTTTCGGCGATATCTATGGGGAAGGCCAAGGAGAAGGGGTTGTTCGATGAAGATGAGGGATGGAGGAAAAAGCTGCAGGCTCTTCTTCCCGCCGATGGGATTACTGTGAAGCACATCAAGACCGGGGAAGATGTTTTGCTTTCAAGAAGGGTGGTCGCAGTTTTCCTTTTAATGACCATGGCGGATTTCAGTGACCAAATTTTTGGCTTTCAAGATTCGCTATTTGATAACTACGACGGTCGCCTCAATTTCTCAGGAAACAATTATTCGGCTTTGTGGCCTGGCGATGGCAAGCCAGGGCTATGGCTGAATTCCGTATCGAGGATGGGAGCAATATACAATTTGATagtgagagaggaagagattttgaaggaaaagaggaaaaaggacGGTGACGTTGGTGTTGAGACTGATAGAGATGAGGATATTGAGCTTGTGGTGCCACCAGTTTTTGACAACTGTACCAAGGTTTTGGATGCGGAGGAGCAAATAGCCGCAATGGACTTGTATTGGGAAGTTGTTTGTGACGTGCCTAAGAGTGGGTTAGAGAGGGCTGAGGAGTTGTTGTTGAGGTGTGTCGAAAAGAACCCTTTTGTTGGGGAGCCACATGTGGTGTTGGGTCAGGTTTATTTGACCAAAGGAAGGTTTGAGGAGGCTGAGAGAGAGGCTGAGAGAGGGCTGACCCTTATGCTGGAGTGGGGGAATCCATGGGATAAGAGGATGTCCTGGGAAGGATGGATTGCTTGGGCTAGAGTTGTGTTGATGAAGGCAAAGGAGAAGTCATGGCCACAGACTTCTTGGGGCATTCTCAACTTGGGTCTTGTGAAGTGAAGTGCTTCTTCAGTGTGTGCTCCTGTACTTAAaagatttggatttggatttgccCGTCAAATAAATGAACTTTTGTTTACAGCCTTTTGTGTCTTCGAAGCAAGTGCCTCTGCATTGCCTCTGCATTCGGTCTGCAAGCAAACATAAAATCTACTAGCTTCTGCCTTCCTGAAGTAATAAAAACACTGTTTTGTAAACCTTTTCctatataaaatttcatgatTTCCCTTCTTGTGTTTTAAAAGGTTACCTTCTTGAATTCGGCTGAGTTTAGTTAGCACTCGTCTCTGTCCCAGCAATTAATGGTGGCACCACAAAACAACTTCCCAACAACAATTTCACAAAGAACTTCCCAATAAATTAGTGTACTTTTCAAAATCCCGGAAAAATTAGTGTACTTGTTCgtggttgaaaaaaaataaaattattcaaataggGGAAATGTTCAAACACTACCAAGAAGATCATCAATATGTGGTTGCAACATATGTTGCGGCAGAGTAAAAAATGTAGGCAGAAGTGTGAAATTGATATTTTACACTTTCCACCTCAAGAAATGGATGGCAGATCATTTATtaagaaaaccaagaaaaattgattgaaacCTGGCTAAGAAttgtgaaaagaagaagaagcgtTGATGCTG
Protein-coding sequences here:
- the LOC109020435 gene encoding uncharacterized protein LOC109020435, with amino-acid sequence MPSSLSTTPTTQNHYLQCLLDSARPFLRGELESVDKNLPSLVAVLRSVGAGECWHKHGSFLDHLVDIYRILKIWKAPDSVCLCGLFHSAYSNSYVNLAIFDPSTGRDVVRGHVGEAAERLIHLFCVVPRQPIIHEDLLFHYSDSELVEHLRLSAISMGKAKEKGLFDEDEGWRKKLQALLPADGITVKHIKTGEDVLLSRRVVAVFLLMTMADFSDQIFGFQDSLFDNYDGRLNFSGNNYSALWPGDGKPGLWLNSVSRMGAIYNLIVREEEILKEKRKKDGDVGVETDRDEDIELVVPPVFDNCTKVLDAEEQIAAMDLYWEVVCDVPKSGLERAEELLLRCVEKNPFVGEPHVVLGQVYLTKGRFEEAEREAERGLTLMLEWGNPWDKRMSWEGWIAWARVVLMKAKEKSWPQTSWGILNLGLVK